The genomic region CAGGGTGGTAACACGATGAAATTCGTCCCGTAGTCTTTTGACTACGGGACTTTTTTATTGCCCCCAAGTCGTCAAAACAGCCTTACCAGCTAGTCACCAGGAGGATTAAACATTATGAGTACAAGTATTATTGGATTCCCACGTATCGGCGAAAACCGCGAACTCAAGCGGGCCACTGAAAAATATTGGAAGAAAGAAATCGACCAAAAGGAACTTAAGGAAACGGCCGACCAGCTCAAACTCAAGAACTGGCAGAAGCAGGCCGATGCCGGCCTGAGCTGGATTAGCGTTGGTGACTTCTCCTTCTTTGACAACTTGCTTGACTTGGCTAACCTGCTCAACATCATCCCCAAGCGTTACCAGGACTTGAACCAGGATGCCTTGGACACCTACTTCGCCCAGGCCCGTGGTTACCAGGATGAACAAGCTTCGGTCAAGGCCCTGCCATTGAAGAAGTGGTTTAACACCAACTACCACTACTTGGTACCTGAAATTGATGACCAAACCGATATCAAGGTCGTCGGTCAGCAACTCTTTGATGACTTGGGCCTCGCCTTCCAGCATCATGACCAGGTTAAGGCCAGCTTGATTGGTCCATACACCTTGTTGAAGTTAGCCCACTTTACCGGTCAAAAGCAGGCGGCCGACTTTATCCAACCAGTAGTGGCGGCCTACCAGGATATCTTCAAGCGTCTGAACCAGTACGACCTGGCCTGGTTACAAATCGACGAACCAGCCTTGGTCTTTGACCTCAGCTCAGCCGACCGCGAGCGTTTCATCGGGTTGTATAAGGATATCTTAGACCAGGACCACGAGTTCAAGGTTAACCTGCAGACCTACTTCGGCGATGTGCGTGACATTTACAGCGAACTGCTCGACCTGCCCTTTGATGGGATTGGCCTAGATTTCATCGAAGGTAAGGAAACCAAGCGCCTGGTCAGTGAAATCGGCTTTCCCGACAACAAGGTCCTCTTTGCCGGCGTGGTTAACGGCAAGAACATCTGGCGCAACCACTACCAGAGCACGTTAGACCTGCTCAAAGATCTGCCAGTCAAGGATAACCTGGTGATTTCAACCTCAGCCTCACTGCTGCACGTACCTTATAACGTCGACAACGAGGTTGACCTGGACCCAACGGTTAAGCAACACCTGTCCTTTGCCTACCAGAAGCTCGCTGAGCTCAAGGACCTTGATTCGCTTTACCATGGTCAGCAGTCCGAACTAGCCCAGGCCAACCAGGACCTCTTTGAAAACATCCAACACCCAGCTGACCCAGCCGTAACCAAGCGGGTCGCTGACCTAACTGACCAGGACTTCATCCGCCTGCCCGACCGGGCTGAGCGTGAAGTTGTCCAAAAGCAGCACTTCCAGCTGCCAGAACTACCA from Leuconostocaceae bacterium ESL0723 harbors:
- the metE gene encoding 5-methyltetrahydropteroyltriglutamate--homocysteine S-methyltransferase; this translates as MSTSIIGFPRIGENRELKRATEKYWKKEIDQKELKETADQLKLKNWQKQADAGLSWISVGDFSFFDNLLDLANLLNIIPKRYQDLNQDALDTYFAQARGYQDEQASVKALPLKKWFNTNYHYLVPEIDDQTDIKVVGQQLFDDLGLAFQHHDQVKASLIGPYTLLKLAHFTGQKQAADFIQPVVAAYQDIFKRLNQYDLAWLQIDEPALVFDLSSADRERFIGLYKDILDQDHEFKVNLQTYFGDVRDIYSELLDLPFDGIGLDFIEGKETKRLVSEIGFPDNKVLFAGVVNGKNIWRNHYQSTLDLLKDLPVKDNLVISTSASLLHVPYNVDNEVDLDPTVKQHLSFAYQKLAELKDLDSLYHGQQSELAQANQDLFENIQHPADPAVTKRVADLTDQDFIRLPDRAEREVVQKQHFQLPELPTTTIGSFPQTKDVRQNRSRYRKGEISKAEYDQFIKDKIKRIIRWQEEAGFDVLVHGEYERNDMVEYFGENLEGFVFTKKAWVQSYGSRAVKPPIIWGDVSRKHPISVAASTYAQSLTDKPVKGMLTGPVTIFNWSFPREDISPKQSVTQIALAIQDEVLDLEKHGIHIIQIDEAALREKLPLRKTDWFSDYLDWAVPAFKLVHSQVQPTTQIHTHMCYSEFNDIIPAIDGLDADVISFEASRSDLSIIDELKANNFQTEVGPGVYDIHSPRIPTQAEIHGIIGKILAKLPVDKVWVNPDCGLKTRAEDEVFTSLENLVAAARQTRAELPRSKNYDPVSAL